From the genome of Neorhodopirellula lusitana:
CGACGAGGTTGGGGATCGAAGAAACGCGAGTTTTTGCCGATGCGATCAAAATCACCGATGTCGTTCCGTGCGAATTCAATCTGTTTTGAAAGTGCTTCAACCACCTCGGGGTGTGACGCGGAAACATCGGTCGTTTCACTTGCGTCGATCTCTAGGTTGAACAGCATCGGTTTCGTGATAGCGACCGCATCGGTCGCCTTGGCATAGTGTGACCATTTGGAGTCAACCGGGGTCGGAACCATCAGCTTCCATTTTCCCACACGCACTGCTTCAAGGCGAGTTCGCCGGTAGAAAAAGTAGGCCTCGGTGGGGCTGGTTTGGCCGGTAGTGCCATGTAATAGCTTGCTAATGTCGTGACCGTCGATAACGCGATCCGTCGGAGTTTGGCCACCGGCGAGGTTCGCGAATGTTGGCAAGAGATCCATGGTCGATGCTACCTCAGTGCACTCCACATCGGCAGGAACTCGTCCCGGCGCGCGGACGATACAAGGCACCCGCAGTCCACCTTCCCAGGTGGTGGTCTTGGCTCCTCGTAGTGGCAATCCAGATCCACCGTGCCCAATGGCGTCTTTGCCGAACTTCTTTTGATGCCCTTTGCTACGCCCGAAATACCAGGGCCCATTGTCACTGGTGAAAATAACGTAGGTGTTGTCGTCGAGACCCTCTTCTTTGAGCGTCTGGAGGATTCGTCCAACGTTCCAATCGATTTCCTCTACGACGTCGCCATACAAACCACCCGCTGACTTTCCTTGGAACGGTTTTGAAACCGCCAGTTCCACATGCGGCATGCTGTGGGCCAGATAAACGAAGAAGGGAGTCTCTTTGTTCTGTTGGATGAAACCGATCGCCTCATCGGTGTACCGGCGGGTCAGTTGGCTCATGTCGGCTTTGGGTTCGACTACGACTTCGTCACGAATCAGGTTGACGATTCGGTCGTTGCTAGTCGGGGTGCCAAAGAATGTGTTGAAACCTTGGTGGGTTGGCAACAAGTTCGGGGAGTAATCTGTTTGCGAGTGCCC
Proteins encoded in this window:
- a CDS encoding sulfatase family protein, with the protein product MTKKKMLWTIAFLHFSMLAISANLFADTSKPNFVVIFADDLGYGDLGCFGSEQIKTPNIDKMAAEGTRFTNFYAQTVCGPSRAALMTGCYPLRVAIVKNRVEVHPHLHSDEITIAEVLKDVGYVSIAIGKWDLAGHSQTDYSPNLLPTHQGFNTFFGTPTSNDRIVNLIRDEVVVEPKADMSQLTRRYTDEAIGFIQQNKETPFFVYLAHSMPHVELAVSKPFQGKSAGGLYGDVVEEIDWNVGRILQTLKEEGLDDNTYVIFTSDNGPWYFGRSKGHQKKFGKDAIGHGGSGLPLRGAKTTTWEGGLRVPCIVRAPGRVPADVECTEVASTMDLLPTFANLAGGQTPTDRVIDGHDISKLLHGTTGQTSPTEAYFFYRRTRLEAVRVGKWKLMVPTPVDSKWSHYAKATDAVAITKPMLFNLEIDASETTDVSASHPEVVEALSKQIEFARNDIGDFDRIGKNSRFFDPQPRRPDIQNSK